A window of the Dyadobacter pollutisoli genome harbors these coding sequences:
- a CDS encoding M14 family zinc carboxypeptidase, translating into MRKFISQLFFLLITLISFPSQAQTEDLARRLFNVHETYREVSLTQRRFKQKDILPLISKRQGKPLYQIEQVGESFEGRAIQMIKVGTGKRKVLLWSQMHGDEPTATMATFDIFNFLEGKNDGFDSFRKDLLENTTLYFVPMLNPDGAERYQRRTMQGIDMNRDAAARQTPEAVILKGLVDKLKPDFGFNLHDQSPRYSAGRSPKVATISFLATSYDYELSINPVRERSMQLIVGMNKVLQKYIPGQVARYSDDHEPRGFGDNVQKWGTTLVLIESGGYVGDPEKQYIRQLNFMAILSALGKISDNSLTKENREEYYDIPENGRWVYDLVVRNATVKQSGKSFTADLGINRSEVNYANASKFFYYSKIEDFGDLHPQYGSQELDATGLTIEKGKVHPTTYKNVSEISKLNAKSLLREGYTYVRLAADSNTRALGLYFTTAPLHVLRAGQPVPTGTPGLGATATFILKKAGKVKYAVINGFVHDLDDFEAEKGQGIIE; encoded by the coding sequence CCTTGATCTCCTTTCCATCGCAGGCACAAACAGAGGACCTCGCGCGCCGGCTTTTTAATGTACATGAAACCTACCGCGAAGTTTCTCTTACCCAAAGACGCTTCAAGCAAAAAGATATACTACCCCTGATTTCCAAACGCCAGGGCAAGCCACTTTACCAGATTGAGCAAGTCGGCGAATCGTTCGAAGGACGCGCCATTCAGATGATCAAGGTCGGTACCGGCAAGAGAAAAGTATTGCTATGGTCCCAAATGCACGGTGACGAGCCTACTGCTACCATGGCTACCTTCGATATTTTCAATTTCCTGGAAGGCAAAAATGACGGCTTCGATAGTTTCCGCAAAGATTTATTAGAGAATACGACATTATATTTTGTTCCAATGCTCAATCCGGATGGTGCTGAACGCTACCAACGGCGGACCATGCAGGGGATTGATATGAACCGTGATGCAGCGGCACGGCAAACACCGGAAGCAGTTATTTTAAAAGGATTGGTGGATAAACTGAAACCTGACTTCGGCTTCAACTTGCATGACCAAAGCCCGCGCTATTCCGCAGGCCGCAGCCCCAAAGTGGCCACCATATCATTCCTTGCCACTTCCTACGATTACGAACTTTCGATCAATCCGGTGCGCGAACGCTCCATGCAGCTCATTGTTGGCATGAATAAAGTACTTCAAAAGTACATTCCCGGACAGGTAGCACGGTATAGCGACGATCACGAACCGCGAGGATTTGGCGATAATGTGCAGAAATGGGGTACAACACTAGTACTCATTGAATCGGGTGGCTATGTAGGTGACCCTGAAAAACAGTACATCCGCCAGCTGAACTTCATGGCTATTTTATCAGCTTTGGGAAAAATCTCCGACAATTCTTTGACCAAAGAAAACCGGGAAGAGTACTACGATATTCCCGAAAACGGACGATGGGTCTATGATCTGGTGGTACGCAATGCGACTGTCAAGCAATCCGGAAAGTCGTTTACCGCCGATCTTGGCATTAACCGGAGTGAGGTAAATTATGCCAATGCTTCCAAATTTTTCTATTACAGCAAAATCGAAGACTTTGGCGACCTGCATCCGCAGTACGGCAGCCAGGAGCTCGATGCTACCGGGCTGACCATTGAAAAAGGAAAAGTGCATCCTACCACCTACAAAAACGTTAGTGAGATTAGCAAGCTCAATGCGAAAAGCCTCCTGCGTGAGGGTTATACCTACGTGCGGCTGGCAGCGGATTCCAACACCCGCGCACTCGGACTTTACTTCACAACAGCACCTCTGCATGTGCTACGCGCAGGTCAGCCGGTGCCTACCGGAACACCGGGACTGGGTGCCACAGCCACCTTTATTCTCAAAAAAGCAGGTAAAGTAAAATATGCAGTCATCAACGGTTTTGTGCACGACCTCGACGATTTCGAAGCCGAAAAAGGACAAGGAATTATTGAATAA